From Leifsonia sp. fls2-241-R2A-40a, one genomic window encodes:
- the pdxY gene encoding pyridoxal kinase PdxY, translating to MKILSIQSAVAYGHVGNSAAVFPLQRIGVEVLPVYTVTFSNHTGYGAWRGPLISPDDVREVITGIEERGVLGQVDAVLSGYQGSEGIGDVIVDAVARVKAANPDAVYACDPVMGNAKSGCFVAPAIPVLLRERVVPVADIITPNQFELGFLTETSPDTLESTLESVDAARAMGPRTVLVTSVERPDAPADTIEMLAVDDAGAWIVQTPRLPMKANGSGDVTAALFTAHYVRTGDAELALRKTVSSVFDLLTRTHESGERELQLVESQESYAHPREQFAVTRVR from the coding sequence ATGAAGATCCTCTCGATCCAGTCCGCGGTCGCCTACGGTCACGTCGGCAACTCCGCCGCCGTCTTCCCGCTGCAGCGCATCGGCGTCGAGGTGCTGCCGGTGTACACGGTCACCTTCTCGAACCACACCGGCTACGGCGCCTGGCGCGGGCCGCTGATCTCCCCCGACGACGTCCGGGAGGTCATCACCGGCATCGAGGAGCGCGGCGTGCTCGGGCAGGTGGATGCGGTCCTCTCCGGCTACCAGGGCAGTGAGGGCATCGGCGACGTGATCGTCGACGCCGTGGCGCGCGTGAAGGCCGCCAACCCGGACGCCGTGTACGCCTGCGACCCGGTGATGGGCAACGCGAAGTCGGGCTGCTTCGTCGCCCCGGCCATCCCGGTGCTGCTGCGCGAGCGCGTGGTGCCGGTCGCCGACATCATCACGCCGAACCAGTTCGAGCTCGGGTTCCTCACCGAGACGTCGCCCGACACGCTCGAATCCACGCTGGAGTCGGTGGATGCGGCGCGCGCGATGGGCCCGCGCACGGTCCTCGTGACCAGTGTCGAGCGTCCGGATGCCCCCGCCGACACGATCGAGATGCTCGCGGTCGACGATGCCGGCGCGTGGATCGTGCAGACCCCGCGGCTGCCGATGAAGGCGAACGGCTCGGGCGATGTGACCGCCGCGCTGTTCACCGCGCACTACGTCCGGACCGGCGACGCCGAGCTCGCCCTGCGGAAGACCGTCTCGAGCGTGTTCGACCTGCTCACCCGCACTCACGAGTCGGGAGAGCGCGAGCTGCAGTTGGTCGAGTCGCAGGAGTCCTACGCGCACCCGCGCGAGCAGTTCGCGGTCACGCGCGTGCGCTGA